GTGTAGCGGAGTTGTAATCCTGGCGTAAATTCCAGAGGTTTCGTTGCGGCCACCTCGACCAATTCTTTCGGTGTAGCGCCGGTCCGGTTAAGTATCTGATCAACGCGAGGCATCTCCGCGTAATTAGGAATGCCTGAGGTATGTGTCAAAAGCTGATGAAGGGTGATTGCTTGCCAGGTCGGAGGAAGATCCGCGACGTACTTGGCTATTGGATCTTTCACGTCAAGTTGGTGTCGTTCCTGCAACAGGAGAATTGCGGCCCCTGTGAACTGCTTTGTGAGGGATGCGATCCTGAATTTGGTTCCTGTTGAATTGGGTATGTCCCACTCTTCGTTCGCAAAGCCGTAGCCCTTCTCGAAGACAATCGAGCCGCCTTTCCCGATAAGAACCGACCCGCGAAAGTTGCCGGATGCTGTCTCCTGGTTCAGGAAACTGTCGATAGTCAGGAGTGCTTTTGGAAGATTTGCGGTCTGGGTATTGAGATTTGAGGTCGTTAGAGCCAGTGAGAGAAGCACCGCCCTTTTCACCTGGGATTTTGCGTTCGGATAGCTCAAAACCTGCTCCCCTAGGCTGATTCTCCTGTTTCTTTGACCCGTTCCTCAAGTTAAATGTAGTCGCGATAAGAACATTAGTTTCGGGTGTAGGAGAGCTACGCTCGAAGCGGTTCGCGCTTTCGCGCGAATACCCACACATCGCAAAGAGCGCGATGTATGGGGCACCCGGTTTGATTTCTGAGGATCTGGTTTGTGGGCTCCGCGCGACCCCGCCCTTTCGCGATGAGGCCGCGAAAAAATGGGGCACGAGGGTACGCTACGCGGTTTTCTTTTTGTTGCGGGCTTTTACCTTGAACCAGATGGGGGTGCCGACGAAGCCGAAGGCCTCGCGGACCTGATTTTCCAGGAAGCGTTCGAAGCCGAAGTGCAGCTTCACGTCGCGATCGGTGAACAGGACGAAGGTTGGAGGAGCCACGGCGGCCTGCGTCATGTAATAGATCTTCACGCGCTTGTTCATCGGCACGCTGGCGCGCTGGAAGTCGACGTCAGCGAGGAAGCGGTTCATCTGGCCCGTGGTGACGCGCTTGCGGCGCTCGCGCGCGACCTTCTGCACTTCGCGGAAGACCGAGTTCACGTTGATGCCCTCGGCGGCGGAGATGAAGAGCAGGGGGGCGTAGTCGAGGTACTTCAGCGCGTGACGCACCTGTTCCGTGTAAGCCTTCTGGTCTGCGGGGGGCTGTCCGTCGGTGCGGTGTGTCGTGACGAGATCCCACTTGTTCACGACGATGATCACGGAACGTCCGCTCTCGTGCGCGTAGCCGCCGATGTTGGCGTCCAGCGCGGCGACGCCTTCGGTGGCATCGATGATGAGCAGGCCAACGTCCGCGGCTTCGAGATGCTTGCGCGCCATGATGACGGAGAGCTTCTCCGCCATGAGCGTGGTCTTGCCCTTGCGACGGATGCCGGCGGTGTCCACGAAGCGGAAACCGTGGCCGTTGCGCTCGACGAGTTCATCCACGGCATCGCGCGTGGTTCCGGCGATAGGCGAGACGATGGAGCGGTCGGTGCCTGTGAGGGCGTTCAGTAGCGTGCTTTTGCCGACGTTGGGGCGGCCGATGATGGCGACCTTGGTCTCCTTGGAGTCGTACTCGCCGTGCGAACGCAGCTTGCGCGGCTTGGGCGCGTTGGGGTCGGGCTCTTCTTCCCAGACCTCTTCCAGCTCTTCGGGAGCTTCGACTTCGGGACGCGGGAGGGTCTCAAAGACCGCGTCGAGAAGGTCGCCGATGCCGTTGTTGTGCTCCGCCGAGATGGCGAAGACGTCGCGGAAGCCAAGCTGGCGGAAGTTCTCCGCGTCGCTGGTGATCTGCACGGTATCCATCTTGTTGACGGCCAGGAAGATGTGTTTGCCGCTGCGCAGGAGAATGCGGGCAAGTTCCAGATCGGGAGCGGCGAGCTCCGTTCGACCGTCGACGACCATGATGATGGCGTCGGCTTCGTCCAGGGCGACGCGGGCCTGACGATAGATCTCGCTGGGGATGAGGGCTTCGTCATCGGGAACGACTCCGCCGGTGTCCACGATGCGGGCGTACTCGCTCTGCCACTCGATTTCGCCGTAGATGCGGTCGCGCGTGATGCCGGGTTCGTCGCCGACGATGGAGCGGCGGGTGCCGGTGAGGCGGTTGAAGAGCGTGCTTTTGCCGACGTTGGGGCGACCGCAGACCGCGATGAGCGGAGCGTCGATGGCCGCAGAGGGCTTCTGCAGCTCTTCGATCAGAGGAAGGCTGGCAGCCACGGCGCGTTCGGTCTCGCGATCTTCGAGCGCGGAGAGGTGTGTGCGCGGACGCTGCTCTTCTGCTGCGGTCTGCGAGGCCGAGTCAGGCTTCGCGTGCCGGGCGGAGGCGCGCTCGATCGCGGCTTCCTTGATGTCGCGCTGGGTCGCCTTCGCGCCGCGCGGCACTGCGCCTTTGGCACCGGTGGTTCTGCCGTGCTCGCTCTGCTCGACGACTTTTTTGCTTTCAAACTCTGGCGATTGCCGCCGTGTACGCGCCTTTGCCGCCGCAGCGGACTTCTTCGCCGCTGCTTCCTTACGCGCCTTGGGCGAGGTTGCCGCCCGTGTTCCGCTCGCCAATTGCTCAGCCTTGGTCGCCTTGCCCTTATGCGGACGAGTAGACGCCTGCCTGTGCTTTTTTCCGAGCCTTTTCTTCTCTACCTTTGCCATTCTTCAAGGCTAGCAGTTATGGAGCACTAAACCTGCGTCAAACGTCACCGTATTGGCCCACTGAAGGCCATTCGTACCTGCTTTTCTCCCGGGCAGCCGCTATCATAGGGTTTTCGCCTGTTCTTCGATGCCTGTGACCCTGACCCAGACCGAGCCGCTTCCTACCCTGCGGGACTTCTTTTCGCCGGGCGGCGTGCTGGCGCAGTCGTCGCTGCACTACGAGCACCGCAAGGGTCAGTACGAGATGGCGCAGGCCGTCGAGAAGGCGATGGACGACAAGCGCCACCTGATCGTGGAGGCCGGTACGGGAACGGGGAAGACGCTGGCGTACCTTTTGCCCGCCATCCGCAAGGCGCGCGAGACGCAGCAGCGCATCATCATCTCCACCGGAACGAAGAACCTGCAGGAGCAGCTTTTCTTCAAGGACATTCCCTTTCTGGAATCGCTGCTGGGGCCGCTGAAGGTTTGCTACATGAAGGGCCGCAGCAACTATCTCTGCAAGCAGAAGCTCTATGCCCTGCGCGCGCAGCCACTATTGAGCGGTCTGGACGAGATCGACCAGTTCCACATTCTTTCTAACTGGGAGCACGAGACGAAGACAGGCGACCGCGCCGAGGTGAACGGCCTGCCGGAAAACTCTGCCCTGTGGGGCAAGCTGGATGCCCGCAGCGAGGCCTGCCTGGGGCAGACGTGCCCGAACTTTGAGACGTGTTTTGTGACCGAGATGCGACGGAAGGCGCTGGAAAGCGAGATCGTGATCGTCAATCATCATCTCTTCTTCGCCGACCTGAATATCAAGCAGCAGTCTGGGAACGCTCCGGATGCTGGCGTGCTCCCGGATGCGTTGGCGGTCGTCTTCGACGAGGCGCACGAGATGGAGGATGTGGCCAGCGATTACTTTGGCGTGGCTCTTTCTCAGCAGCGCTTTGAAGAACTGGCGCGCGATACGGAGTCTCTGTTGAAGGCGAAGAACGCTTCGTCCTCTTCGATCGAGTCGGCAACGATTTGGCTACGCGAACGGGCGCGGGTCTTCTTCGCTTCGCTGCCGCAGATCGGGACGACGATCGGGCGCATGCCTTTCGACGACCGTGAAGGTTTTCTGGAGGAGCGCGGGGATGGGTATCTAGGCGCAGTGGCTGCGCTGAATCGGCTGGAGTCCGAGCTGGAGCGTTTGAAGGAAGTGGACGAAGCTTCGGGTCTGCGCCGCAGGGTGGGAGAGATCCGCACCAGCCTGAAGTTTTTAATGGAGGCGAACGATCCCAACACCGTCTTCTGGATCGAGCGTCGCTCTGCGGGCGGAGTGCGGAATGCGGCGCAGGGCGGGCAGGCGTTTCATACGCATCTGCAGGCCACGCCGATCGATGTTTCGGAGCTGTTGACGCAGACCTTGTTTGAGAGCTTTTCCTGCGTGGTTCTCACCTCGGCTACGCTGACGGTGCAGGGCGGCTTCGAGCATATTCGCAAGCGGCTGGGGCTGGTGCTTCCGCGAGAGCTTGTGGTGCCTTCGCACTTTCAGTATGGGAAGCAGGCGCTGCTGTATCTGCCGCCGTATATGCCCGATCCGCGTGACTCGGCGTACATGCCGCGAGCGGCGGAGCGTGTGCGGCGCGTTCTGGAGATTACGAAGGGTCGCGCCTTCTGCCTCTTTACGAGCTATGCGCAGATGCGGGCGATGTACGAGCGCATGCTGGTGGAGGTGCCCTTCCCTCTACTGCTGCAAGGGACGCAGCCTCGTCGTGCCCTGTTGGATGAGTTTCGTGCCACGCCGAATGCGGTGCTGTTTGGCACGAGCAGCTTCTGGCAGGGGGTAGATGTGCAGGGCGAGCAGCTCTCGTGCGTGATCATCGACCGTCTGCCGTTCGCGGTGCCGAATGACCCCGTGGTTCGCGCGCGCATGGAGGCGATTGAAGCTGCGGGAGGCAAGCCGTTTTACGATCTGCAGATTCCGCAGGCGGTGATTACGCTGAAGCAGGGGTTTGGGCGGCTGATTCGGTCGGTAGAGGACCGCGGCGTGCTGATGCTGCTGGATGCGCGTATTCAAACGCAGCGGTATGGGAAGGTCTTTCTGGATAGCCTGCCGCCGTATCGGATTACGAGTGAGCTGGGGGATGTGGAAGAGTTCTTTGCTGAGCCTAAGGCTAAGGGGTGACAGCGGTTCGCGCGTTGCGCGAATACCCACACATCGCAAAGAACGCGATGTATGGGGCACCCGCTTTGGTTTCCTTTGGGTTTAGTTTCCGGGGACGGGTTGGGCTGTAACTGCTGGTGTCGCCGGTGCAAGGACTCGGACGGCCATGCGGGGGAAGCTGAAGGTGCCGCCTGCGTCGTCTATCACGTTGACCTGGCAGACGTACGTTCCGGGTTTGAGGCCGCTGAGTGGGACGTCGAACTGGAAGCCCACTGCTCCGCGTTCCGGTAGGTTGACGGCTGTCCCTGCGACTAACGGCGTTTCGTATACCTTGCTTCCGCCGCTTAGAAACTGGATGGAGGTAAGGACGCGCACGCCTCCTACTGAGGGGCGGGCCTTGAGGCCGCTGGTGCTGGCGTTGTTTGCTGTGGCTGCATCGGCTGCGGCTACCGCGCGGACCTTCGCGGGATCGTAAACCTCGTACATCACGTAGAGATGCTGGTCCTGGCGGAAGACGTGGGGTACGTTGGCAACAAACTCCATGCCGTCCCGTACCAGCGGGTTTTCCGTGCGCTTGGTCGTATTGGGAACGCGCTGGCTGGAGAGCAGGACGCTGGAGAGCTTGAGCGGAGATTTCTTCAGATCGGGCACGTTGAGATCGGTTTCAAAGCTGCCCATCGCGCCGGTCTGGTTTTCGCGGACGACGAGCTTGAGGTGATACTTTCCCGGGGCGAGCGCGAAGCCGGTGTTGTACTGAATGTTCTTGCGCTGCACCTGCTGGTCCGCGCCAAGTTGCAGTTTCACCGTTTCGCGGATGTTACCGACGACGAGGCGCTGTGCGTTGCGGACTTCGCCGAGAAAATCGAGCGAGGCCTTGTCCTTGTCGCCGTTCTTGATGAAGGGAATCTGCGAACCGGGAACGATGGCGGAGACGGGAACGAAGTAGCGGTTGTCGCTGAGTCGGAAGTAGAGCGCCTGCAGATAGACGGCGACGTCGGTCGCGGGGAGGTCGCTCTTCAACTGTTCGGTGAGCGCGATCTCGCGGTCCTCGGTCTTCTGGTGCTGGAAGTCGGCGGGGGCGTAGTAGCCGGGGCGGAAGTCGAGCTTTACATCGTTGCGGTTGAGCTTGACGGAGAGGTGGCGATACTTGCCGTCGCGCGCCTGGTTCTGTGAGCGAAAGCCGAGGATGTAGTAGGCCTCGGTGTCGTTCTGCACCTGCTGGAAGGCGGGCGCAAAGTCGTTGGAGTCGAAGAAAGACTTACCACCCGTATCGCTGGAGAGGGTGGCGAGGGTCTCCTGCGAGGAGAAGTTGGAGCTGAGGCGTGATTGCATGGCTGCACCACTGTAGGCGGAAGTTCCACGCAGGCTGCCGACGCTGGCGTTGCCGACGGGAGGGATGGCTTCGAGGCCGCGCGTGTCCACGCTGTAGATGCTCATGTTGGCGCGGACGGCAGCGTTGGTGGCGGCGCGCAGGGAGGCCTGATTCTCGATGCCGTTGCGGCTGAGTCCGCCAGAGAAATACAGCATGGATTTGCGCTGGTCGACGCGTTCGAGGCTCTTGGCGATGGACTGGATGGCGTAGAGTTCACGGTCGGTGTTGAGGTTGTTGTATTCGGTGTCGTCGGCGGTGAAGCTGGTGGCGTCGTCGGCGGTGCCTTCGCTATCGCCCGTAGTTCCAGCAGCGAAGCCCTGGCCTTCGGTGCCGTTATATTTTCCGACGGCGGCGAGGAGCGAGTCCTTGTTCGCCGTGAAGTCGTGATCGAGTGTAAGGCTGGTGCTGAGGCTGGCCACGGCGACGAGGTCGGCGGGCTGCATCTTGGTCTTGATGTAATTCTGCGCGGCTTCCACGGCACGGTCGATATCTTCCTGCTGCATGGAGGCGAGATCGAAGAACATGACGATGAGGCGATGATCGCGAAGTGCGGCGGCGTCTGCTGCGATGGAATTTTCCATCATCTCTGCGATGGTGGGCGCTTTGCCGCTGACGGTTTTTTCGTTGAGCACGGCTGCTTCGTCGACGTTTTGAAAGTCGAAGGAGGCGACCTTCTGCGGCTTGCCGTCTTCGGTGATGGTGAAGTCGGAGGCCTTGAGTCCTTTGACGATGGCTCCGGTCTTCTTGTCGCGCACGACGACGTTGGTCAAAACGAGTTCGCTGCGGACGTTGAGCGTGAAGACCTGCGACTGCGCGTTGCCCTGCTGCTGAATCTGGCCGGACTGGGCCATGAGAGGAGTTGCGCAGAGCGTAGCTACGAGAGAAGATGCTACGACTGCGCGCACGGACGCGATGAGGTGAGCTGCTGACATGCTACTGCCATCCTGTATGCGATCTTTCAAAACCGATACCTCGCTTGGACGGTGAGTTGACGTGCGCTGGCCACACTGGTGACGCGGCCAAAGGTCGCCGAGTTGAGCACCGTGTTGATTCCAGAGTATTGGACAGTGTTGAAGACGTTGTTGGCGGTGGCGCGTGCTTCGAAAGACTTGGTTCCACCGAAGCTTTGCGTACGCGCGAGGGACATATTCACATTCACCGTGCCGGGGCCTTCGATAGAGTTACGCGACGCTGTGCCGTAACCGGAAGAGGAGGTAGGCGCAGTAAAGGCCGCGCTGTTAAACCAGAGAGCAGAGCTTCCGGGTCCACTGATGGGCTGCGAGAAGACGCGGTCAGGACGCAGAGTGTAGTTCCCGCCGGAGGCCACCTGGGCGATCGTAGAGGCGTAGCTCGGTGTGAAGTAGCTGCCCGAGGCGAAGGTGAAGGTACCCGAGACGGAGAAGCCATCCAGGATCTTCGGCATCACGCCGCCTTGATTGAAGAAGGCGCGGTTGGGGCCGAACGGAAGCTCGAAGACATAGTTGCCCGTGACGGAATGCCGTACATCGAAGCTGGAGTTTCCGTACTCAAGATCGAGGCGCTGGTCGTTCTGCGCGATCACGTTTCCGCCGCTGCCGCCGATGCTGGAGGCGTTGTCGATGGAGTGGCCGTAGACGTAGCTTGCGCCGAGGGCAATGCCCTT
This genomic stretch from Terriglobus saanensis SP1PR4 harbors:
- a CDS encoding VWA domain-containing protein — protein: MSAAHLIASVRAVVASSLVATLCATPLMAQSGQIQQQGNAQSQVFTLNVRSELVLTNVVVRDKKTGAIVKGLKASDFTITEDGKPQKVASFDFQNVDEAAVLNEKTVSGKAPTIAEMMENSIAADAAALRDHRLIVMFFDLASMQQEDIDRAVEAAQNYIKTKMQPADLVAVASLSTSLTLDHDFTANKDSLLAAVGKYNGTEGQGFAAGTTGDSEGTADDATSFTADDTEYNNLNTDRELYAIQSIAKSLERVDQRKSMLYFSGGLSRNGIENQASLRAATNAAVRANMSIYSVDTRGLEAIPPVGNASVGSLRGTSAYSGAAMQSRLSSNFSSQETLATLSSDTGGKSFFDSNDFAPAFQQVQNDTEAYYILGFRSQNQARDGKYRHLSVKLNRNDVKLDFRPGYYAPADFQHQKTEDREIALTEQLKSDLPATDVAVYLQALYFRLSDNRYFVPVSAIVPGSQIPFIKNGDKDKASLDFLGEVRNAQRLVVGNIRETVKLQLGADQQVQRKNIQYNTGFALAPGKYHLKLVVRENQTGAMGSFETDLNVPDLKKSPLKLSSVLLSSQRVPNTTKRTENPLVRDGMEFVANVPHVFRQDQHLYVMYEVYDPAKVRAVAAADAATANNASTSGLKARPSVGGVRVLTSIQFLSGGSKVYETPLVAGTAVNLPERGAVGFQFDVPLSGLKPGTYVCQVNVIDDAGGTFSFPRMAVRVLAPATPAVTAQPVPGN
- a CDS encoding ATP-dependent DNA helicase; translation: MPVTLTQTEPLPTLRDFFSPGGVLAQSSLHYEHRKGQYEMAQAVEKAMDDKRHLIVEAGTGTGKTLAYLLPAIRKARETQQRIIISTGTKNLQEQLFFKDIPFLESLLGPLKVCYMKGRSNYLCKQKLYALRAQPLLSGLDEIDQFHILSNWEHETKTGDRAEVNGLPENSALWGKLDARSEACLGQTCPNFETCFVTEMRRKALESEIVIVNHHLFFADLNIKQQSGNAPDAGVLPDALAVVFDEAHEMEDVASDYFGVALSQQRFEELARDTESLLKAKNASSSSIESATIWLRERARVFFASLPQIGTTIGRMPFDDREGFLEERGDGYLGAVAALNRLESELERLKEVDEASGLRRRVGEIRTSLKFLMEANDPNTVFWIERRSAGGVRNAAQGGQAFHTHLQATPIDVSELLTQTLFESFSCVVLTSATLTVQGGFEHIRKRLGLVLPRELVVPSHFQYGKQALLYLPPYMPDPRDSAYMPRAAERVRRVLEITKGRAFCLFTSYAQMRAMYERMLVEVPFPLLLQGTQPRRALLDEFRATPNAVLFGTSSFWQGVDVQGEQLSCVIIDRLPFAVPNDPVVRARMEAIEAAGGKPFYDLQIPQAVITLKQGFGRLIRSVEDRGVLMLLDARIQTQRYGKVFLDSLPPYRITSELGDVEEFFAEPKAKG
- the der gene encoding ribosome biogenesis GTPase Der, translated to MAKVEKKRLGKKHRQASTRPHKGKATKAEQLASGTRAATSPKARKEAAAKKSAAAAKARTRRQSPEFESKKVVEQSEHGRTTGAKGAVPRGAKATQRDIKEAAIERASARHAKPDSASQTAAEEQRPRTHLSALEDRETERAVAASLPLIEELQKPSAAIDAPLIAVCGRPNVGKSTLFNRLTGTRRSIVGDEPGITRDRIYGEIEWQSEYARIVDTGGVVPDDEALIPSEIYRQARVALDEADAIIMVVDGRTELAAPDLELARILLRSGKHIFLAVNKMDTVQITSDAENFRQLGFRDVFAISAEHNNGIGDLLDAVFETLPRPEVEAPEELEEVWEEEPDPNAPKPRKLRSHGEYDSKETKVAIIGRPNVGKSTLLNALTGTDRSIVSPIAGTTRDAVDELVERNGHGFRFVDTAGIRRKGKTTLMAEKLSVIMARKHLEAADVGLLIIDATEGVAALDANIGGYAHESGRSVIIVVNKWDLVTTHRTDGQPPADQKAYTEQVRHALKYLDYAPLLFISAAEGINVNSVFREVQKVARERRKRVTTGQMNRFLADVDFQRASVPMNKRVKIYYMTQAAVAPPTFVLFTDRDVKLHFGFERFLENQVREAFGFVGTPIWFKVKARNKKKTA